In one Novosphingopyxis iocasae genomic region, the following are encoded:
- the rpoB gene encoding DNA-directed RNA polymerase subunit beta: MATKLSDTMVDVPTRKKRIRKIFGDIHEVIQMPNLIEVQRESYEQFLRSDPSIDYVSGLEKTLRSVFPIRDFAGTSELDFVHYELEDPKFDVEECRQRGITYAAPMKVTLRLIVFEVDPDTEARSVLDIKEQDVYMGDMPLMTSNGTFFINGTERVIVSQMHRSPGVLFDHDRGKTHSSGKFLFAARVIPYRGSWLDFEFDAKDIVNVRIDRKRKLPVTTLLYALGMDDEQILGHFYDRVTFERAKDGWKIPFVAEAWRGQKPAFDIVDAKSGEVVFAAGQKITPRAAKKAQNDGMEELLIPTEEIFGRYSAFDLINEKTGEIYIEAGDEVTAENLEKLDDAKIKTLELLDIDHFSTGAWIRNTLKADKAENRDMGLDAIYRVMRPGEPPTRETADALFEGLFFDPERYDLSAVGRVKLNMRLDLDAEDTVTTLRTEDILAVVKELVDLKDGKGEIDDIDNLGNRRVRSVGELLENQYRVGLLRMERAVKERMSSVDVSTVMPNDLINAKPAVAAVREFFGSSQLSQFMDQTNPLSEVTHKRRVSALGPGGLTRERAGFEVRDVHPTHYGRICPIETPEGPNIGLINSLASFSRVNKYGFIETPYRLVKDGKVTSEVVYLSAMEEQKHTVAQANAELTEDGAFVEDIVSSRQAGEFLMAPRDIITLMDVSPKQLVSVGASLIPFLENDDANRALMGANMQRQAVPLVRAEAPLVGTGMEATVARDSGAAIGAKRAGIVDQVDATRIVIRVTGEVEAGKSGVDIYRLQKFQRSNQNTCINQRPLVKVGEHVAAGDIIADGPSTELGELALGKNSLVAFMPWNGYNYEDSILISERIVKDDVFTSIHIEEFEIMARDTKLGPEDITRDIPNVGEEALRNLDEAGIVYIGAEVHPGDILCGKITPKGESPMTPEEKLLRAIFGEKASDVRDTSLRLPPGVAGTVVEVRVFNRHGIDKDERALAIEREEIERLAKDREDERAILNRATYNRLREMLVGQTATAAPKGVKKGSELTEELLEETEKHEWWKFAVADDKVQSDLEAVKAQYDEAVKLIVEKFEDRREKLERGDELAPGVLKMVKVFVAVKRKLQPGDKMAGRHGNKGVISRILPIEDMPFLEDGTHADIVLNPLGVPSRMNVGQIFETHLGWAARGLGQQIQQDLDAWRHANPNPEAGSPPEAIRERLLTAYGEDYHEEIKARSDAEIIDLAEHTTFGVPMGTPVFDGAREADVSEMLERAGLDTSGQVTLYDGRTGDRFHRKVTVGYIYMLKLHHLVDDKIHARSIGPYSLVTQQPLGGKAQFGGQRFGEMEVWALQAYGAAYTLQEMLTVKSDDVIGRTKVYEAIVKGDDTFEAGIPESFNVLVKEMRSLGLNVDLRSYDSEDGEDGPDALPQAAE, encoded by the coding sequence ATGGCAACCAAGCTTTCCGACACGATGGTCGATGTTCCCACGCGCAAGAAGCGCATCCGGAAGATCTTCGGCGATATTCACGAAGTCATCCAGATGCCGAACCTGATCGAGGTTCAGCGCGAGAGCTATGAGCAGTTCCTGCGCTCCGATCCGTCCATCGATTATGTGTCGGGCCTGGAAAAGACGCTGCGCAGCGTCTTCCCGATCCGCGATTTCGCCGGAACGTCCGAGCTCGATTTCGTGCATTACGAGCTGGAAGACCCCAAGTTCGACGTCGAGGAATGCCGCCAGCGTGGCATCACCTATGCCGCGCCGATGAAGGTGACGCTGCGCCTCATCGTGTTCGAGGTCGATCCCGACACCGAAGCCCGCTCCGTGCTCGATATCAAGGAGCAGGACGTTTACATGGGCGACATGCCGCTCATGACGTCGAACGGCACCTTCTTCATCAACGGTACCGAGCGCGTCATCGTTTCGCAGATGCACCGTTCGCCGGGCGTCCTGTTCGATCATGACCGCGGCAAGACCCACTCGTCCGGCAAGTTCCTGTTTGCCGCACGCGTGATCCCCTATCGCGGTTCGTGGCTCGATTTCGAATTCGACGCCAAGGACATCGTCAACGTCCGTATCGACCGTAAGCGCAAGCTGCCGGTGACGACGCTGCTCTATGCCCTCGGCATGGACGACGAGCAGATTCTGGGTCATTTCTACGACCGCGTGACGTTCGAGCGTGCCAAGGACGGCTGGAAGATCCCGTTCGTTGCCGAAGCATGGCGCGGCCAGAAGCCGGCGTTCGACATCGTCGACGCGAAATCCGGCGAAGTCGTGTTCGCCGCCGGTCAGAAGATCACGCCGCGCGCCGCCAAGAAGGCGCAGAATGACGGCATGGAAGAGCTGCTGATCCCGACCGAGGAAATCTTCGGCCGCTACAGCGCGTTCGATCTGATCAACGAGAAGACGGGTGAAATCTACATCGAAGCGGGCGACGAAGTCACCGCGGAGAATCTGGAAAAGCTCGACGACGCCAAGATCAAGACGCTCGAACTGCTCGACATCGATCATTTCAGCACCGGCGCCTGGATCCGCAACACGCTGAAGGCCGACAAGGCCGAGAACCGCGACATGGGTCTCGACGCGATCTACCGCGTCATGCGCCCCGGCGAGCCGCCGACCCGCGAGACCGCCGATGCGCTGTTCGAAGGCCTGTTCTTCGATCCCGAGCGTTACGACCTGTCGGCCGTGGGCCGCGTGAAGCTGAACATGCGCCTCGACCTCGATGCCGAGGATACGGTCACGACGCTGCGTACCGAGGACATCCTCGCCGTGGTGAAGGAACTGGTCGACCTGAAGGACGGCAAGGGCGAGATTGACGATATCGACAATCTCGGCAATCGCCGCGTGCGTTCGGTGGGCGAGCTGCTGGAAAACCAATACCGCGTTGGCCTGCTGCGCATGGAGCGCGCCGTGAAGGAGCGCATGAGCTCGGTCGACGTGTCGACCGTGATGCCGAACGACCTCATCAACGCCAAGCCCGCTGTGGCTGCCGTGCGTGAGTTCTTCGGTTCCTCGCAGCTCTCGCAGTTCATGGACCAGACCAACCCGCTGTCGGAAGTCACCCATAAGCGCCGCGTTTCGGCCCTTGGGCCGGGCGGTCTGACGCGTGAGCGCGCGGGCTTCGAAGTCCGCGACGTTCACCCGACGCATTATGGCCGCATCTGCCCGATCGAGACGCCGGAAGGCCCGAACATCGGCCTGATCAACTCGCTCGCCTCGTTCAGCCGCGTCAACAAATACGGCTTCATCGAGACGCCTTACCGCCTCGTGAAGGACGGCAAGGTCACCAGCGAAGTGGTCTATCTCTCCGCGATGGAAGAGCAGAAGCACACGGTGGCGCAGGCCAATGCCGAGCTGACCGAAGACGGTGCGTTCGTCGAGGATATCGTCTCCAGCCGTCAGGCGGGCGAATTCCTGATGGCGCCGCGCGACATCATCACGTTGATGGACGTCAGCCCCAAGCAGCTGGTGTCGGTCGGTGCGTCGCTGATTCCGTTCCTGGAAAACGATGACGCCAACCGCGCGCTGATGGGCGCCAACATGCAGCGTCAGGCCGTGCCGCTGGTGCGCGCCGAGGCGCCGCTGGTCGGCACCGGCATGGAAGCCACCGTGGCCCGGGATTCGGGCGCGGCGATCGGCGCGAAGCGCGCCGGTATCGTCGATCAGGTGGATGCCACCCGTATCGTGATCCGCGTGACGGGCGAGGTCGAAGCCGGCAAGTCCGGCGTGGACATCTACCGTCTGCAGAAGTTCCAGCGTTCGAACCAGAACACCTGCATCAACCAGCGCCCGCTGGTGAAGGTGGGCGAGCATGTGGCCGCCGGTGACATCATCGCCGACGGTCCCTCGACCGAGCTGGGTGAGCTGGCGCTCGGCAAGAACAGCCTCGTCGCGTTCATGCCCTGGAACGGCTACAACTACGAGGACTCGATCCTGATCTCCGAGCGTATCGTGAAGGACGATGTGTTCACCTCGATCCATATCGAGGAATTCGAGATCATGGCCCGCGATACGAAGCTTGGGCCGGAAGACATCACCCGCGACATCCCCAATGTGGGCGAGGAAGCGCTGCGCAACCTCGACGAAGCGGGCATCGTCTATATCGGCGCCGAAGTGCATCCGGGCGATATCCTGTGTGGCAAGATCACGCCGAAGGGCGAAAGCCCGATGACGCCGGAAGAAAAGCTTCTGCGCGCCATCTTCGGTGAGAAGGCGTCCGACGTGCGTGACACCTCGCTGCGTCTGCCGCCCGGCGTTGCCGGCACGGTGGTCGAGGTTCGCGTGTTCAACCGTCACGGCATCGACAAGGACGAACGCGCCCTGGCGATCGAGCGTGAGGAAATCGAACGCCTTGCGAAGGACCGCGAGGACGAACGCGCCATTCTGAACCGCGCCACCTACAACCGGCTTCGCGAGATGCTGGTCGGCCAGACCGCCACCGCAGCGCCCAAGGGCGTGAAGAAGGGCAGCGAGCTGACCGAAGAGCTTCTGGAAGAGACCGAGAAGCACGAATGGTGGAAGTTCGCCGTTGCCGACGACAAGGTCCAGTCGGACCTCGAAGCGGTGAAGGCGCAGTATGACGAAGCGGTGAAGCTGATCGTCGAGAAGTTCGAGGACCGGCGCGAGAAGCTGGAGCGCGGCGACGAGCTGGCTCCCGGCGTGCTCAAGATGGTCAAGGTCTTCGTGGCGGTGAAGCGCAAGCTGCAGCCGGGCGACAAGATGGCCGGCCGTCACGGCAACAAGGGCGTCATCAGCCGCATCCTGCCGATCGAGGACATGCCGTTCCTCGAAGACGGGACGCATGCCGATATCGTGCTGAATCCGCTGGGCGTGCCTTCGCGCATGAACGTCGGACAGATCTTCGAGACGCATCTGGGCTGGGCCGCACGCGGTCTGGGGCAGCAGATCCAGCAGGATCTGGACGCCTGGCGCCATGCCAACCCCAATCCGGAAGCGGGCTCCCCGCCCGAGGCGATCCGTGAGCGTCTGCTCACCGCTTATGGCGAGGATTACCACGAGGAGATCAAGGCGCGTTCGGATGCCGAGATCATCGATCTGGCCGAGCACACCACCTTCGGCGTTCCCATGGGCACCCCGGTGTTCGACGGTGCGCGCGAGGCGGACGTGTCCGAAATGCTGGAGCGCGCCGGGCTCGATACCTCGGGCCAGGTCACGCTCTACGACGGACGCACAGGCGATCGTTTCCACCGCAAGGTGACCGTCGGCTACATCTACATGCTGAAGCTGCACCACCTGGTGGACGACAAGATCCACGCCCGTTCCATCGGGCCGTACAGCCTCGTTACCCAGCAGCCGCTGGGCGGTAAGGCGCAGTTCGGCGGCCAGCGCTTCGGTGAGATGGAGGTCTGGGCGCTCCAGGCCTACGGCGCCGCCTACACGCTGCAGGAAATGCTGACGGTGAAGTCGGACGACGTGATCGGCCGCACCAAGGTCTACGAGGCGATCGTCAAGGGCGACGACACCTTCGAGGCGGGCATTCCGGAAAGCTTCAACGTGCTCGTGAAGGAAATGCGCTCGCTCGGCCTCAACGTCGATCTGCGCAGCTACGACAGCGAAGACGGCGAGGACGGTCCGGACGCGCTTCCGCAGGCGGCCGAATAA
- a CDS encoding glutathione synthase yields the protein MKIAFAVNDVATEQDNYTTIRLARKASAQGHEVALIGLGDFIYDAEGSICAMATVGQQKKFKNDTNYLKHLHDPENAKQRICVEDYDVLMLRSDPAEELGERDWAPPAGLLFAQVAASHGVIVLNDPENLTDAVNKTYFQNFPEEVRAATCITREANEIKSFLEKHDGKGVIKPLQGSGGQGVFIIDEGNKKNLNQIIEAVTRDGLAIIQEYLPAAAEGDVRMITLNGRPLKVDNCYAIMRRFSQSEDMRSNISAGGGVEMIEPTDDMLKVAEIVGPKLIDDGMYLAGLDIAGDKMMEVNVDTPGGLSYIEDLTDVDFSKVIIEDLARKVRLQKQYGGKLTNRQLAVI from the coding sequence ATGAAAATAGCATTTGCCGTCAACGACGTGGCGACCGAGCAGGACAATTACACGACGATCCGCCTGGCGCGAAAGGCCAGTGCGCAAGGCCATGAGGTCGCACTGATCGGCTTGGGCGACTTTATCTACGATGCCGAGGGTTCGATCTGTGCGATGGCGACCGTTGGCCAGCAGAAGAAGTTCAAGAACGACACCAATTATCTGAAGCATCTTCACGATCCGGAAAACGCAAAGCAGCGCATTTGCGTGGAAGATTATGATGTCCTCATGCTGCGCTCCGACCCTGCCGAGGAGCTTGGCGAGCGCGACTGGGCGCCGCCCGCGGGCCTGCTATTCGCGCAGGTTGCGGCCAGCCACGGGGTGATCGTGCTGAACGATCCGGAAAATCTCACCGATGCGGTGAACAAGACCTATTTCCAGAATTTCCCCGAAGAGGTGCGCGCCGCCACCTGCATCACGCGCGAGGCGAACGAGATCAAATCCTTCCTGGAAAAGCATGACGGAAAAGGCGTCATCAAACCTTTGCAGGGATCGGGCGGCCAGGGCGTCTTCATCATCGATGAGGGCAATAAGAAGAACCTCAACCAGATCATCGAGGCTGTGACACGCGACGGCCTTGCCATCATTCAGGAATATCTCCCCGCAGCGGCCGAAGGCGATGTTCGCATGATCACCTTGAACGGACGTCCTCTGAAGGTGGACAATTGCTACGCGATCATGCGCCGCTTTTCGCAGAGTGAGGACATGCGCTCCAACATTTCGGCCGGCGGCGGCGTGGAGATGATCGAGCCGACCGACGACATGCTGAAAGTTGCCGAGATCGTCGGCCCCAAGCTGATCGACGACGGCATGTACCTCGCCGGGCTCGATATCGCGGGCGACAAGATGATGGAAGTAAACGTCGATACGCCGGGCGGCCTCAGCTATATCGAAGACCTGACCGACGTGGACTTTTCAAAGGTCATCATCGAAGATCTGGCCCGTAAGGTGCGCCTGCAGAAACAATATGGCGGCAAGCTGACCAACCGGCAGCTTGCGGTGATCTGA
- a CDS encoding tyrosine/phenylalanine carboxypeptidase domain-containing protein — MSEAQDAIELHPQTLRIDEHLEKLEDEIDWLGRLTPTNIDAIWTGFKDSGFKKAPAFEYEALPDDLTDMRRELLSLHFHDFDSPMFEALLIEKQRELDRQIELVRFRDRPGFVLTSLDLFGNVSESLLAAARTIRDEVPVIDAGPRDADADAVIACGEEEMAAYRERSSDFRQKVVKNPNRGTQLVTIQGNLHVACDYEIERARIIPLLAHEIGTHSVTRHNGRLQPLRVLECGLADYDRMQEGLAVLAEYLCGYLPASRLRVLAARVEAAHMAVLDCEMPEIFATLYEDYKLDEHSAFHTALRAKRGGGLTKDAVYLRGIMEIMDYLANGGDFEILFVGKFALKQLHTLERLIDEGLLLKPDLLPRYLDDLDAMKRLDRVRTLDITQLYQESSES; from the coding sequence ATGAGCGAGGCACAGGACGCGATCGAACTGCACCCGCAGACGCTGCGGATCGATGAGCATCTCGAGAAACTGGAAGACGAGATCGACTGGCTCGGCCGTCTGACGCCGACCAATATCGATGCGATTTGGACGGGCTTCAAGGACAGCGGCTTCAAGAAGGCACCGGCCTTCGAGTATGAGGCGCTGCCGGATGATCTCACCGATATGCGGCGCGAGCTTCTGTCGCTGCACTTCCATGATTTCGATAGCCCGATGTTCGAGGCGTTGTTGATCGAGAAACAGCGCGAACTGGATCGGCAGATCGAGCTCGTGCGTTTTCGCGACAGGCCCGGCTTCGTCCTGACCAGTCTGGACCTGTTCGGCAATGTGTCCGAAAGCCTGCTCGCCGCAGCGCGCACCATTCGCGATGAGGTGCCGGTGATCGATGCCGGTCCGCGCGATGCGGACGCCGACGCGGTGATCGCATGCGGCGAGGAAGAAATGGCCGCCTATCGTGAGCGGAGCTCCGACTTTCGGCAGAAGGTGGTGAAAAACCCCAATCGCGGCACGCAGCTCGTCACCATACAGGGCAATCTGCATGTCGCCTGCGATTACGAGATCGAGCGCGCGCGCATCATCCCACTCCTGGCGCATGAGATCGGCACGCACAGCGTCACCCGTCACAATGGCCGCCTGCAACCGCTCCGCGTGCTGGAATGCGGCCTCGCCGATTATGACCGGATGCAGGAAGGACTTGCCGTCCTCGCCGAATATCTGTGCGGCTACCTGCCCGCCTCCCGCCTGCGCGTGCTCGCGGCGCGCGTGGAAGCAGCGCATATGGCGGTGCTCGATTGCGAGATGCCGGAAATCTTCGCGACGCTGTACGAGGACTATAAACTCGATGAGCATAGCGCCTTTCACACCGCTTTGCGCGCCAAGCGCGGCGGCGGGCTGACCAAGGACGCGGTCTACCTGCGCGGGATCATGGAGATCATGGATTATCTCGCCAATGGCGGTGATTTCGAGATCCTGTTTGTCGGCAAGTTCGCGCTGAAGCAGCTTCACACGCTGGAGCGGCTGATCGACGAAGGACTGTTGCTGAAGCCGGATCTGCTCCCGCGCTACCTCGATGATCTCGACGCCATGAAACGCCTCGACCGTGTCCGCACGCTCGATATCACGCAGCTATATCAAGAGAGTTCCGAGTCATGA
- the rpoC gene encoding DNA-directed RNA polymerase subunit beta', with translation MNELSKFNNPVAKPETFDEIQIGLASPERIRSWSFGEIKKPETINYRTFKPERDGLFCARIFGPVKDYECLCGKYKRMKYKGIVCEKCGVEVTVTKVRRERMGHIELAAPVAHIWFLKSLPSRIGLLLDMQLKQLERILYFENYVVIEPGLTALEKFQLLTEDELLEAQDEYGEDAFSAGIGAEAVKIMLMDLDLERERDDLMEELETTKSTLKPKKIIKRLKVVESFIDSGNRPEWMILEVVPVIPPELRPLVPLDGGRFATSDLNDLYRRVINRNNRLKRLIELRAPDIIVRNEKRMLQESVDALFDNGRRGRTITGANKRPLKSLSDMLKGKQGRFRQNLLGKRVDYSGRSVIVTGPELKLHQCGLPKKMALELFKPFIYARLDAKGLSMTLKQAKKWVEKERKEVWDILDEVIREHPVMLNRAPTLHRLGIQAFEPVLIEGKAIQLHPLVCSAFNADFDGDQMAVHVPLSLEAQLEARVLMMSTNNILSPANGKPIIVPSQDMILGLYYLSMDREGEPGEGMMLSDMAEVHQALEVGAVSLHSKIVSRVPQADENGKQYMKRVETTPGRMLLAECLPQSHKVPFELVNRLLTKKEIGDVIDQVYRHTGQKDTVLFADAIMTLGFRNAFKAGISFGKDDMIIPEEKIQLVEDARATVADYEQQYQDGLITQQEKYNKVIDCWSRCGDQVANAMMEKLKATPKDENGREAEVNAIYMMSHSGARGSPAQMKQLAGMRGLMAKPSGEIIETPIISNFKEGLTVLEYFNSTHGARKGLADTALKTANSGYLTRRLVDVSQDCTIVEEDCGTERLLEMRAIIQGGSTIASLGERVLGRTIGEDIVEDGEVIYKTGTMLDEYAVAKLEEMGLQSLKIRSPLVCESKVGVCGKCYGRDLARGTPVNIGEAVGVIAAQSIGEPGTQLTMRTFHIGGAAQLNEQSNLEASHEGVIELRDLPTIVDKRGRRLAMSRSGELVITDKEGRELAVHRIAYGTVLDVDNGDSVKPGDKLAQWDPFTQPVITEKPGMVKFQDLVDNKTLTEQTDEATGIAQRVVTEYRETGRGKKEDLRPRLTLLDEDSGEAAKYLLGPGTMLSVEDGQQVEAGDVLARVSREAAKTRDITGGLPRVAELFEARIPKDVSIIAKISGKVEFVRDYKAKRKIAIVPEEGDPVEYLIPKTKVLDVQEGDFVRKGDNLIGGSPNPHDILEVMGVEALAEFLVSEIQEVYRLQGVKINDKHIETIVRQMLQKVEITVGGDTTLLPGEQVDREEMDAINAKLGKNKTPAEGKPVLLGITKASLQTRSFISAASFQETTRVLTQAAVEGKKDVLTGLKENVIVGRLIPAGTGAAMNRVRIAANSRDTALRAQQRKIQEELIAAQTAAEEHEAELKQDADAAVATSDPLGEVVTDSAGEGPAPE, from the coding sequence ATGAACGAACTGAGCAAATTCAACAATCCGGTCGCCAAACCCGAAACGTTCGACGAGATCCAGATCGGTCTCGCGAGCCCCGAGCGCATCCGCAGCTGGTCCTTCGGCGAGATCAAGAAGCCGGAGACGATCAACTATCGTACGTTCAAGCCCGAGCGTGACGGCCTGTTCTGCGCCCGGATCTTCGGTCCGGTGAAGGATTATGAGTGCCTGTGCGGCAAGTACAAGCGCATGAAGTACAAGGGCATCGTCTGCGAAAAGTGCGGCGTCGAGGTGACCGTCACCAAGGTCCGCCGCGAGCGTATGGGCCATATCGAGCTGGCCGCGCCGGTTGCGCATATCTGGTTCCTGAAGAGCCTGCCGAGCCGCATCGGCCTGCTGCTCGACATGCAGCTGAAGCAGCTCGAGCGCATCCTATACTTCGAAAACTATGTCGTGATCGAGCCGGGCCTCACCGCACTGGAGAAGTTCCAGCTGCTCACCGAAGACGAGCTGCTCGAAGCGCAGGACGAATATGGCGAAGACGCCTTTTCCGCCGGCATCGGCGCGGAAGCGGTCAAGATCATGCTCATGGATCTCGATCTGGAACGTGAGCGCGACGATCTGATGGAAGAGCTGGAGACGACCAAGTCCACGCTCAAGCCCAAGAAGATCATCAAGCGCCTGAAGGTCGTCGAGAGCTTCATCGATTCCGGCAACCGCCCGGAATGGATGATCCTGGAAGTCGTGCCGGTCATTCCGCCGGAACTTCGCCCGCTGGTGCCGCTGGACGGTGGCCGCTTCGCGACGTCGGATCTGAACGATCTCTATCGCCGCGTGATCAACCGCAACAACCGCCTAAAGCGCCTCATCGAGCTGCGCGCACCGGACATCATCGTGCGCAACGAAAAGCGCATGCTGCAGGAATCGGTCGACGCATTGTTCGATAATGGCCGTCGCGGGCGCACGATCACGGGTGCCAACAAGCGTCCCCTGAAGTCGCTCAGCGACATGCTGAAGGGCAAGCAGGGCCGCTTCCGTCAGAACCTTCTCGGTAAGCGCGTCGACTATTCGGGCCGTTCGGTCATCGTGACCGGGCCGGAACTCAAGCTGCACCAGTGCGGCCTGCCCAAGAAGATGGCGCTCGAGCTGTTCAAGCCGTTCATCTACGCCCGTCTCGATGCCAAGGGTCTCTCCATGACGCTGAAGCAGGCGAAGAAGTGGGTCGAGAAGGAGCGCAAGGAAGTCTGGGACATCCTGGACGAGGTGATCCGCGAGCATCCCGTGATGCTGAACCGCGCGCCGACGCTCCACCGTCTTGGCATCCAGGCGTTCGAGCCCGTGCTGATCGAGGGCAAGGCGATCCAGCTGCACCCGCTCGTCTGCTCGGCCTTCAACGCCGACTTCGACGGTGACCAGATGGCCGTGCACGTTCCGCTGAGCCTCGAGGCGCAGCTGGAAGCGCGCGTGCTGATGATGAGCACCAACAACATCCTGTCGCCCGCCAACGGCAAGCCGATCATCGTTCCTTCACAGGACATGATCCTGGGTCTCTACTACCTCTCGATGGACCGTGAGGGTGAGCCCGGCGAAGGTATGATGCTGTCCGACATGGCGGAGGTGCATCAGGCACTGGAAGTGGGCGCCGTGTCGCTGCACTCCAAGATCGTCAGCCGCGTTCCGCAGGCCGATGAGAACGGCAAGCAGTATATGAAGCGCGTCGAAACGACGCCGGGCCGTATGCTGCTGGCCGAATGTCTGCCGCAGAGCCACAAGGTGCCCTTCGAGCTGGTCAACCGCCTGCTCACCAAGAAGGAAATCGGCGATGTGATCGATCAGGTCTATCGTCACACCGGCCAGAAGGACACGGTGCTGTTCGCCGACGCCATCATGACGCTGGGCTTCCGCAACGCGTTCAAGGCCGGCATCTCCTTCGGCAAGGACGACATGATCATTCCGGAAGAGAAGATTCAGCTGGTCGAGGACGCGCGGGCCACCGTGGCGGACTATGAGCAGCAGTATCAGGACGGTCTGATCACGCAGCAGGAAAAGTACAACAAGGTTATCGACTGCTGGAGCCGTTGCGGCGACCAGGTGGCGAACGCCATGATGGAGAAGCTGAAGGCCACGCCGAAGGACGAGAATGGCCGCGAAGCCGAAGTGAACGCCATCTACATGATGAGCCACTCCGGTGCCCGTGGTAGCCCGGCCCAGATGAAGCAGCTTGCCGGTATGCGCGGCCTGATGGCCAAGCCGAGCGGCGAGATCATCGAGACGCCGATCATCTCGAACTTCAAGGAAGGCCTGACCGTCCTTGAGTACTTCAACTCCACCCACGGCGCCCGTAAGGGTCTGGCCGACACGGCTCTGAAGACGGCGAACTCCGGTTACCTGACCCGCCGTCTGGTCGACGTCAGCCAGGATTGCACCATCGTCGAGGAAGATTGCGGCACCGAGCGTCTGCTCGAAATGCGCGCGATCATCCAGGGCGGCTCCACCATCGCCTCGCTCGGCGAGCGCGTGCTGGGTCGTACCATCGGCGAAGACATCGTCGAGGACGGTGAGGTCATCTACAAGACCGGCACCATGCTGGACGAGTATGCCGTCGCCAAGCTGGAGGAGATGGGCCTGCAGTCGCTGAAGATCCGCAGCCCGCTGGTCTGCGAATCCAAGGTCGGCGTGTGCGGCAAGTGCTACGGGCGCGATCTCGCCCGCGGTACGCCGGTGAACATCGGCGAGGCGGTCGGCGTGATTGCCGCCCAGTCAATCGGTGAGCCCGGCACCCAGCTGACGATGCGGACGTTCCACATCGGCGGCGCAGCGCAGCTCAACGAGCAGTCCAACCTCGAAGCCAGCCATGAAGGCGTGATCGAACTGCGCGACCTGCCGACGATCGTCGACAAGCGTGGCCGCCGTCTGGCGATGAGCCGCTCCGGCGAGCTGGTCATCACGGACAAGGAAGGCCGCGAGCTGGCCGTCCACCGCATCGCTTATGGTACGGTGCTGGATGTCGACAATGGCGACAGCGTGAAGCCTGGCGACAAGCTCGCCCAGTGGGATCCGTTCACCCAGCCGGTGATCACGGAAAAGCCGGGCATGGTGAAGTTCCAGGATCTGGTCGACAACAAGACGCTGACCGAGCAGACCGACGAAGCGACGGGTATCGCCCAGCGCGTCGTCACCGAATATCGCGAAACCGGCCGTGGCAAGAAGGAGGACCTGCGTCCTCGCCTGACGCTGCTGGACGAGGATTCGGGCGAAGCTGCGAAGTACCTCCTCGGCCCCGGCACCATGCTGTCGGTCGAAGACGGTCAGCAGGTGGAAGCGGGCGACGTGCTGGCGCGTGTCAGCCGCGAAGCTGCCAAGACGCGCGACATCACCGGCGGTCTGCCGCGTGTTGCCGAGCTGTTCGAGGCGCGCATCCCGAAGGATGTGTCGATCATCGCCAAGATCTCCGGCAAGGTCGAGTTCGTTCGCGACTACAAGGCCAAGCGCAAGATCGCGATCGTTCCGGAAGAGGGCGATCCGGTCGAGTATCTGATCCCCAAGACCAAGGTGCTGGACGTTCAGGAAGGCGATTTCGTCCGCAAGGGCGATAACCTGATCGGCGGTTCTCCGAACCCGCACGACATCCTGGAAGTCATGGGCGTCGAGGCGCTGGCCGAGTTCCTGGTTAGCGAGATCCAGGAAGTCTATCGACTGCAGGGCGTGAAGATCAACGACAAGCACATCGAGACGATCGTTCGTCAGATGCTGCAGAAGGTTGAGATCACCGTCGGCGGCGACACCACTCTCCTTCCCGGAGAGCAGGTCGACCGTGAGGAGATGGACGCGATCAACGCCAAGCTGGGCAAGAACAAGACGCCTGCGGAAGGCAAGCCGGTGCTGCTCGGCATCACCAAGGCCTCGCTGCAGACGCGCTCGTTCATCTCGGCCGCTTCGTTCCAGGAAACCACGCGCGTGCTCACGCAGGCCGCGGTCGAAGGAAAGAAGGACGTGCTGACGGGCCTCAAGGAGAATGTGATCGTGGGCCGCCTCATCCCCGCCGGTACCGGCGCGGCGATGAACCGCGTGCGCATTGCGGCCAACAGCCGCGATACGGCGCTACGTGCCCAGCAGCGCAAGA
- a CDS encoding DUF3072 domain-containing protein has translation MTDHIENPKLEDHPADNAEKDPENWVTGDEPMTGAQKSYLTTLCEEAGVELPEKGMTKAEASERIDELKTKLGK, from the coding sequence ATGACCGATCATATCGAAAATCCGAAATTGGAGGATCATCCAGCAGACAATGCCGAGAAAGATCCGGAAAACTGGGTGACCGGTGATGAGCCTATGACGGGCGCGCAGAAAAGCTACCTGACCACGCTGTGCGAGGAGGCTGGCGTTGAGCTGCCCGAAAAGGGCATGACCAAGGCCGAAGCTTCCGAGCGGATCGACGAGCTGAAAACCAAACTCGGAAAATAA